The genomic segment GAAGAATAAATCGCAGAGATCTCAGATCTCTGTTGTTGGTATTTTGACAAATGTTTTGGTATATTGCAAGCAATGAAGGCTTCAGTACTGATATTAAAGACACTTAAACACTTAAGAGGCATTCAGTCAATTCTAGACACCTGTTAGATGATCAATGATTGATGCTACATGACTTTTCAGTCACGGTTGAATTGTTATTGCCCGTTACACATGTTGAGATCTGTGCGAGGGACTGACTGCATAGTGCATGCTGTGCACAACGTTCTGAGACACCAGATGTAAACTTAGGGCTACACCTACACTCACGAGACGCTGTCGTTCTTGACGTGTGAGGTGTTCACACCTCGCGGAATTTGATTCAATAACCAATTATTGATCATTAGATGGCCGaatcatgacacacacacacacacacaatcacatacacacacacacacacaaacacacacatacacatacacacacacacacagtagtgttgtggtggagacagactccgtacacagtttcaaatataaatatgatagagcccaataggctcaggaatctgtacaccagttgattgacagttgagaggcgagatcaaagagccagagctcaacccccgcaaacacaactaggtgagtacacacacacacacacacacacacacacacacacacacacacacacacacacacacacacacacacacacacacacacacacacacacacacacacacacaataatgttTTTATAAATTGATCTATATCAtagattaatttaataaaatattacaCACCAACACATCATATCTTACGATGTTGGAACAAATACTCTTCCAAATATTTAGCAATTCATTTAGCAATTTTTAAGATGTATTAAGAAAGGTAGATTTCAACCTGATATGTACTACAGCTGGAAGAGATCCTGCAGCTGGAAGATATCCTGCAGCTGGAAGAGACCCTGCAGCTGGAAGACATCCTGCAGCTGGAAGACATCCTGCAGCTGGAAGAAATCCTGCAGTTGGAAGAGACCCTGCAGCTGTAAGAGACCCTGCAGCTGGAAGAGATCCTGCAGCTGGAAGAGATCCTGCAGCTGGAAGAGATCCTGCAGCAGGAAGAGATCCTGCAGCTGGAAGAGATCCTGCAGCTGGAAGAGATCCTGCAGCTGGAAGAGATCCTGCAGCTGGAAGAGATCCTACAGCTGGAAGAGATCCTGCAGCTGGAAGAAATCCTGCAGCTGGAAGAGATCCTGCAGCTGGAAGAGATCCTGCAGCTGGAAGAGATCCTGCAGCTGGAAGAGATCCTGCAGCAGGAAGAGATCCTGCAGCTGGAAGAGATCCTGCAGCTGGAAGAGATCCTGCAGCTGGAAGAGATCCTGCAGCTGGAAGAGATCCTACAGCTGGAAGAGATCCTGCAGCTGGAAGAAATCCTGCAGCTGGAAAAGATCCTGCAGCTGGAAGAGATCCTGCAGCTGGAAGAGATCCTGCAGCTGGAAGAGATCCTGCAGCTGGAAGAGATCCTGCAGCTGGAAAAGATCCTGCAGCTAGAAGAGATCCTGCAGCTGGAAGAGATCCTGCAGCTGGAAGAGATCCTGCAGCTGGAAGAAATCCTGCAGCTGGAAGAGATCCTGCAGCTGGAAGAGATCCTGCAGCTGGAAGAAATCCTGCAGCTGGAAAAGATCCTGCAGCTGGAAGATACCCTGCAGCTGGAAGAGATCCTGCAGCTGGAAGAGATCCTGCAGCTGGAAGAGATCCTGCAGCTGGAAGAGATCCTGCAGCTGGAAGATATCCTGCAGCTGGAAGAGATCCTGCAGCTGGAAGAAATCCTGCAGCTGGAAAAGATCCTGCAGCTGGAAGAGATCCTGCAGCTGGAAAAGATCCTGCAGCTGGAAGAGATCCTGTAGCTGGAAGAGAACTGCAGCTGGAAGAGATCCTGCAGCTGGAAGACAACTGCAGCTGGAGGTGAACGTGCAGCTGACAGAGAGCTGCTGGACGAGTCACTCGCACTAGGCACATGAAAGGAGGGGTTGAACAATATCGATAATATGTAGAGATTGCAATACATTCTTTTCCTTTGCCTCCTTGCTGTATACCCCTTTGGCCCGCGTTCCGGTAATGGGTGAAGCGGCTCTCGTTCGAGACAAGAAGGGCTTCATATTTCTCTAGAGTAATGAAAAGAGTACTTTTGTCTTCGTACTGTTAGCATCAGcagtgtcttctctctctctctctctctctctctctctctctctctctctctctctctctctctctctctctctctctctctctctctctctctctctctctctctctctctctctctctctctctctctctctctctctctctctctctctctctctgttagagTAACAGAAATCTTAGGCATCGTATCGTCATGCAGCTCTCACTAATAACAAAGTATTATCAGAGTTTCGTTTGTATTATCAGTATTAtcagtcattatatatatatatatatatatatatatatatatatatatatatatatatatatatatatatatatatatatatatatatatatatatatataataaaagggaagggagtaccacctctggctggaagaagggggacccatagcctcggaggaaaccacacatatcgctctggagggaatgtaggtcccctccaatacagtttctgtgtgcttttctcctaccaaccccttccccccttttttttcctttattgtgtatttaaaggttacaaaacatacaagacaaatgcctaaaggttatggatctcttgaagctcctccgcttctggacaggaaccgaggacgcagcaagcatttcccctctggatcgccacactgagacgctgaaacaaaaaactggaagcccttgggtctctggtgacgttaatgagcttggaacccaattccttgagaaatcccaaggcactcttgccccaggggccatgcgtctcagacgctatgggaacaaagaggtattgaccttccagtcgcctgtacttgagtgatttagctgtttccctgtggttggccgccccacctgcttgatcagctccgaagtgtacataggtgtcagccagggtggatacacatgtgtagtcccacaccaactgtctaccctccttccatgagtatatggtgatgccatcagggcaggCCTTGGCCCTTGGCGAGTGTCTGGCCTTGACCCTTGACGAGTGCCAGGTCTTGGCCCTTGATGAGTGCCAGGCCTTGGCCCTTGACGAGTGCCAGGTCTTGGCCCTTGACGAGTGCCAGGCCTTGGCCCTTTGACGAGTGCCAGAGCTGTGTGTGTGGACGATGAGGCGCAGCCCGCTATACCCCGTGAATATAGCAGGATGATTAACTCTAGTCCTGGACATTATTCAGTAATGAGGCATGCACTGGCTAGTAAATCAGTAATCTAGTGTGGCGTctgtaataaccctctagaggttgataagccttaaaCCCAACACAAACCCATAGCGTGGGCGTGTCAGGGTAGACAGAAGATCCACATGTATTGGATCTTTGCTAACTTAAGAACTTTGATTTTGCAATTgagaaattcattgctcacttttGCAATATATAAAGTGGGCAAAGCAACTGCGAGTTCCataataattattttttaaatttttgggGGATTATTTTAGAATTCCAGTTACATATTGCAAAAAACTAAATTAAATACCTTTGAGAAGTGCATGAGCAATTAGATGGCATTTagtaatacaatttttttttgcaaATCCAAACAACTGTAAGATTAATTTATATGATTAGTTCGTAAATAAGTAACAAAAGTAAATTCAATTATGATCAGAAAATCCAGAGATAACCCagaataatttcaaactgaatcCGATTTGAAATCCTCTCAGAAATCCACCTGACACCTGGTaaaaataaaaagttataaatcAAGTTAGTAATCCAGCTAGAAATCCAATTTGAAATACAATTAAAATCCAGTTAAAATCCAGTTAGCAGTGCAGTTAAAAATCTACATGTTCGCGGAGTGGTTTTAAATAGATCGGAGGGGTGGCCTTACCAACCTTATGCAGTCTCCGTACTGGCTGTGAGGACCAACCACTCACCGCCTGACCTGCACGGTTCCAGGAAACACCGGCCTATTGGAATTCTGGAAACCTTCAATTAATAGTAAGCGAAGCTGCTTCTCTTTTGTCCGTTCTTTGTTTTTACTACCAACTGTTTCACTTCACACATTTCTTCTATTTTTTGTCGACTATTTACTTATATTCTTCGTTCAATAAAAATTGGTTGTACGTGTATATAGCCTCACCATCCACCTATACCCGCTTACACCCTCTTACATACGTCTTACATCGCTGTTACCACAGATGTAACAGAAGTTGCGTTCTTGCCTTTACACGTGTCGAGCCACGCCGAGGGAGCCGCTCTCTAAAACACGACAATAACTTAAAGCTTCCGTAGCTCCTGTGATTGGTTGCTGGGTGGGAGCTGTGGGGGGAGatgtgggaggggaaggggaatgcTGGAAGGGGTTctgaggaggggaaagggggggggatgtaagggggagggggaggggggtatggaGTTGAAGGTTGGccaggggtggaagggggggaaTGTGGCAGGAGGACGCGTCTGTTTACTTGGAAACCGCTGGAATTGGATAGTCACGATTATTTATTCTCGAGCTTTGTTTTCACATCTTTGATCTTGAAGTGTGGCTCTACCTCTTTGTTTGACTCTGgtatatctctgtctctctctctctgtttctctctctctctctctctctctctctctccctctctctctctctctctctctctctctctctctctctctctctctctctctctctctctctctctctctctctctctctctctctctctctctctctctctctctctctctctctctctctctctctctctctctctctctctcattctcttgcGAGTTTCCCCCTGCTAACGTTTCCAACAAAATATATCTATCGCACATAAAACAAGAGTTTTAAACACAGACAATGACGGATTTAATTATTTCCACTGACAATAAATTCAATGTTTAACCGACTACATTATTTAGAAGTTGATAAATAAATGGACGCTGTTGTGAATCCAAAATGCATTTTCAATATTCTTTGAGAGCTTTCTGATCAATTGCTAGGTATTGAAATCTACTTATAACTTAAAACCTAAAGTAACCTAAATGAGAAGTGCACCAGGTGCCACCCTGCATCAAGTTCCACCCCACTATTGTTTCTTGCGAGTATGTTGTTTGTTATAGGCAATGGTTACATTACTCACAATTATtactatttttattattattattgttattattattattattattattattattattattattattattattattattattattattatttagggcaaactgaatttattattaattaaaaataattaaaatatttgCTGAGAATATTACATAAAACGAAAAAGTTGACTTTTTCCTGAAAACTAAACTCTGGAATGATGAAATAAAGTTCAGACCGAACACGATTGGTCTCATTATAGATTCGAAAAGTTAACTGAGAATTGATGGGAcgcgaagaggagagagagagagagagagagagagagagagagagagagagagagagagagagagagagagagagagagagagagagagagagagagagagagagagagagagagagagagagagagggagagagagagagagagagagagagagagagagagagagagagagagagagagagagagggagagagagagagagagagagagagagagagagagagagagggagagagagagagagagagagagagagagagagagagagagagagagagagagagagagagagagagagagagagagagagagagagagagagagagagagagagagagagagagagagagagagagagaatacacaAATAAACCTCATCCATGGACCTGTAATCACTGTCGATGGCGTTGCTTCTTTCGACCAAAACAACGAATTTTGGCGTCGTTCCGTGAATTTCGCTATCGTTATGGAATCTGTTGATTATCAGATGCCAATTTAGATTTCGGTAATGCATTCTTTTATGTACACTACACGCTCTCCCAAGCATACTAAGCAGCGTCAGATATCTGCAACGCTGCAAATGTTGCATTTATGAAAACTGTGAATTTGGGTATAGGAGAGGGGAAACGCGATTGTTAATGAAGGTAAATTTTCCTTCGAAAATATTAGATTTTTCTTTTCACACTCTCTAAATTCTTTCCACTTAATTATTGTTGTGCAATATACTGATtttgtttttttatattatatactgtatatcgtCCTTTATACACCTATTATCGCATGTGAGTTCAGAAATGCAGGTTCGAGCCCATTTAACATCctcaatatttttcttattaatcTATATGTTCATTCCGGGTGATGACTGGCCTTGTTTGGATAGCTATTACATGAATGGTTAACCAGTGCATGACCTTTGAGCAACCAAGGGACCGGGTCTGTGCTCAATTCCGAGCCAAAAAGGTCACCTTAACCAGAGACATTTGCATAAGTGAGAGTAATTACTGACCAGCTTTATAACATTTCTCATACAAAGAAATATCACAATTTTTCCTTGAATGTCCTCAAAGTGCATAATCAATATGAAACACGCAACAGCCACCAAAAATCAGAGCATCTACAGGGATACAGGGATTTGTCGGCAAAATAAATCCTTTAACAAGTATatgtgcatccttctcttgtcttTTCCTAGAGAAATATTCTGTGCATCGATATTTTGGCTGGTCTCTCCCGGTCGAAAACGTATTCTATATTTACGTCATATATATAGTAATTTCGGGGCTGTAGCGTTGGACCAAAGTGTTCCTGGGTGCGTTGAACCCACAGTTACGCACTCTTCCCACGCGAGGGAGACCTGCCTGCTTGTCTCTCAGCGGATGAGCTCAACTCTCAGCTCTTCTGTGACTAGAATTGACATTATTAACATGCGCTTTCAGAGTCATGGTGTAGGTTTTCTTGAATTAACTTGAAGGCAGTAATCGTTCGTTTTTGTTGTCCACAGGAAGATATTGTAAGTTCTTCCTTGTGTCAGCTGGAAGaacagatgttagaaagaatatATACCATTATCAGAGTTATAGCAAAGAAAGCATTTACACCTCAAAATTAGATCAAATTATCAATAAATATTTCATTTAATGAATGGTATACATCAAAATAAATTAAACAGATCTAAGATAATAACATGTTAATTAAAATGAAATACAAAGCAAAACCTCAATTTTATATAAGTTATAAAATAAAACATGGAAGTATTTAGCAACGTACTCCGAGAAGACAAACATCAGTGTGTAACAGCTGAGTTGAAGAATCGGAAGCGTTTAATTTTGGTCTCGTTCTCGTTATTGAGATTGATTCCTCTATGGTGAGATTTCATCAAAATTGGCAAGAAATCCTAACAGTGAAATTGTTGTGAGTGGCTGACCCATTTCTTCACAGTAATCGCTTACAGCAAAGAACGGAACTTGTCAAAGTGGccgcacaatatatatatatatatatatatatatatatatatatatatatatatatatatatatatatatatatatatatatatatatatatatatatatatatatatatatatatatatatatatatatatatatatatatatatatatatatatatatatatatatgtatatatgtaagtgTAATACCCAAAGACAATATGCACCATGTTTGCGTAAGAATATTTCATCCCATCCCCAACAACTTAAAACTCAAAATCCGACCATACTAATGACTATAATATCCTCTTAGGTAGGCAATTTCTTCCACGTGAGGCCTCAACATAGAGCCGATACACACACtcgagaggagggggaggaggaggagtagaggaggaggattAGAGTGCCACTGCAGCGGCTAAGGACAAGAGTAATGACATAGAGTGTTTCCACTCTATTGACCCGCTCCTGCCTCCACTCTACTACTACATACACGCTCAAAGGATGGCTTGTTTATCATGTCATTCCTGTAGTTGTTTGGTCTACCTGTTCGCTTCACGCTGTCTTTCTCCTCGCTCTCTCACTCTTATGATCttcttgcctcccttctccctttCCATATTTGACCCCATTCTTTCCTTGCTCTGTCACCCTTTGCTTGGTTTTCACTCTTTCTTTGTTGTCTGTGACTTTTTCTTTAATTCTTTACCTTAGCTTATGTTCTTATTGTTTCCTTGTTTCTGCTCCCTTTCCTTCCACCCCTCTTCCCCTTATCTTTATTTTTGCGCTCTCTTTTCTTGCCTTTATTACACTTTCCTATCTCTCTCGCTTGATCTTTGTTTTTGCTCTGCCTTCAAACATCCCACGCTCCTTCGTCCGTTTCATATTCCCTCATTCTTTATTCACATCTTTTTCTTCCATCCAATTCACCCTCATACTATCTTATCTCATCCTTTCCTCAAACTTCTCCCCAATCTAGCcctccttattctctctctctcttacctctcATCAGTTACCCTTTCTCCATTCCATTTTTGGTTCCCTTCAGCCTTTCTCGATGCAATTTACCTTCATCTCTTCACCTtattccttccctcattcttttcCCTATCCCTTTACCTCCCTCTTTTATCTCATCTGTTCCCATATCCCTTCCTTTATTGTAAGGTTCCCATCACCCGTCTCTCCGATCCCTCTCCCTTGCCATTCCACTCATTTTTCCCCATCATTGCTTCACTTTATCTCTTGCTCTCAGCCCTTCTCCTCATCCCAACTGTTTATCTCTTCTCCCTTATCCGTTCTTCTGATTCCTTCCTCTTACCTTGCTCTTCATTCCTTCTCACCACTTTCCTCTCACCTGTTCCACCTCCCTGGTCTAATACGGTCTAAGTACCGGAACAATCTCTCAACAATAACCGATGGTGTAGGGAGTAGTTCGAGGAAGTACTTGGAGTGATTTGTTGTCAGTTTGTGGGAGGAgtgttattatgtgtgtgtgtttatgtgtactcacctatttgtacttgaggGGTTGCGCtctcgctctttggtcccgcctctcaacagtcaatcaactagtgtatgccctggaaacacaaaccgaaactgtctctattttccgcttgttatagcttgtaataaagttgttacatcttggcttaacgtgtttatgacgtattagaacgttgttacaacttgatatattggttgttataactggttaggaagtgttaaaacttgttcgaacgttgtaccaacgtcgttgtttcggtgtgtgtttggcgggtgggttcttgagcctactaggctctatcatatctacacttgaaactgttatggagtcagcctcccccacatcacttcgtattgcattccatttgacaataactctgacactaaaaaagttcattctaatatctatgtggctcagttgggctctcagtttccacctgtgttccctagtgcgtgtgctccttgtgttaaatagcatgcccttatctaccctatcaatttctttgagaatcttgtatgtggtgatcatgtccccccaaactTTTCTGTCTTCGAGCAACGtggggttcaattcccgtagtctctcctcattgctcatacctcttagctcgggtactagtctggtggcaaacctttgaatcttttcctgtttattcttatgtttgactagatatggactccatgctggagctgcatactcctggattgatctgacatatgtggtatacgaagttctgaatgattcagttacacaagtttctaaatgccgttcttatgttggccaacctgacaaatgctgctgatgttatcctcttgatatgggattTAGGGGAcaagtttggcgtgatatcaaccctccaggtctttctctctgactcttgaagaatttcatctcccaaataataacttgtatctggcctcctgctccctgcaactatcctcattacattacatttactttctaacattctaacaaccatttgctcgaccattccttcagtttgtctaggtcttcctgaagcctcaaacagttctcctctgtcttaatccttctcataattttggcatcgtctgcaaacattgagattagttagtctataccctccgtgaaattatttacgtatatcagaaacaggataggacctagTAGAGAGCTCTGTGGGACAccactggtgacatcacgccaatctgagatctcacccctcactgtaactctctgcttcttattgcttaggtactcccttatccactggagcaccttaccaatcACTAATGTCTGTttgtccagcttatgtaccagcatcttatggggtactgtgtcaaaggttttccgataacccaagaaaatgcagtccgctcgcccttctctttcttgcttaatctttgtcgccTGGTCGTaggattctattaagccagtcaggcaagatttatcctccctgaacccatattaataggcgatttgtcacgaagtcccttctctccagatgtgttactaggtgttTTTCTCACGACCTTCTCCAtccccttgcatggtatacaagtcaaggacactggcctgtagttcagcgccttTTGTctttcaccctttttgtatattgagagCACATTAAtcttcttccatatttctggtaggtctcccatctccagtgacctactggaGATTGTTACTGATTCACTAtctagagtggcaagcaaagtgcctttgcacactctttcaatacccatggagagatcccgtctggaccaacagcttttctctATCCAGATCCAACATATCTggatgtgtctgtgtgtatgtgtgtgtgtgtgtgtgtatgtgtgtgtgtgtgtgtgtgtgtgtgcgtgtgtgtgtgtgtgtgtgtgtgtgtgtgtgtgtgtgtgtgtgtgtgtgtgtgtgtgtgtgtgtgtgtgtgtgtgtgtgtgctctcttatttgtactcacctatttgtgtgtaAAGGATCGagaattgactcttggatcccgccttttgagttTTCGTTTTTTTTACAGcaatccggtcctatttccctatcatacctagttttagaaTTATGAAAAGAATTTGCTTCcaaaacctgttccttaagtgcattccatttttcgactactctcacgttaaaagaaaacttcctaacatctcggtgactcatctgagtttccagctttcactcatgtcccctcgttcagtaactattctgtgtgaacatttcgtctatgtccactcatttggacatagacgacgttggtttccttcaaaggccatcccactcttgaaaaactctccagacaccaagaataacgccttgaaggaaaccaacgtcgtctatgccttcaaatgcccacttggggactgtaagccccaacgaACTCAGTATACAAGCAAgagaacaacgtctctttccaggcgataaacaatgcataagcaacagggctccatcaaggaacatataatctcttttcacaaccagaccatcaccagtgaaATCTTTACAAacagcacagaaatcatcgatagatacagcgatagcaggcggctcgacatctgcgaggcactgcacttcagaatgtcaacaccagcaatcaaaaggcatttaatgcacaactatattctacccacttcaagactccgaaccaatatagaagcatcaagaagaaATGTTGatgctatgggccaataggccttctgcagttacttccattcatatgtgccATTGGTTTTGGTATTAtcatgtgtaaatgtcaatcacctcacccaaaacttttgtaacacttcaaccacctcacaacctcacccaaatgcgaatataagtatggatgtgtgtttacaggttacagctgtgtgtgtaagcgaagtctttgaaaacgtaataagttattacgaaacgcgttcatgcgtcgcgtcagattagaaataaaaatgaattttttagAATTGATTCTTCAATTACCATcgtcagtgaaaagaaacataagaaatattgagaaaattcatgttagaattattaatcttaccttttcggttatatttaacaacatatgtttacaagagagactgctaccaaaatttactaatatatatatatatatatatatatatatatatatatatatatatatatatatatatatatatatatatatatatatatatatatatatatatatgtcgtacctaatagccagaacgcacttctcagcctactattcaaggcccgatttgcctaataagccaagttttcatgaattaatgttttttcgtctacctaacctacctaacctaacctaacctagctttttttggctacctaacctaaccttacctataaatataggttaggttaggttaggtagggttggttaggttcggtcatatatctacgttaattttaactccaataaaaaaaaatttgacctcatacatagagaaaagggttgctttatcatttcataagaaaaaaaatatagtaaatatattaattcaggaaaacttggcttattaggcaaatcgggccttgaatagtaggctgagaagtgagttctggctactaggtacgacatatatatatatatatatatatatatatatatatatatatatatatatatatatatatatatatatatatacatatatatatatatatatatatatacatatatatatatatatatatatatatatatatatatatatatatatatatacatatatatatatatatat from the Procambarus clarkii isolate CNS0578487 chromosome 10, FALCON_Pclarkii_2.0, whole genome shotgun sequence genome contains:
- the LOC138363275 gene encoding golgin subfamily A member 6-like protein 4 translates to MVWRQKQATDSSVLGTDHCRNLNTAYYVYELYRPMLGDTLAFVLLEEILQLEEILQLEEILQQEEILQLEEILQLEEILQLEEILQLEEILQLEEILQLEEILQLEEILQLEEILQLEEILQLEEILQQEEILQLEEILQLEEILQLEEILQLEEILQLEEILQLEEILQLEKILQLEEILQLEEILQLEEILQLEEILQLEKILQLEEILQLEEILQLEEILQLEEILQLEEILQLEEILQLEEILQLEKILQLEDTLQLEEILQLEEILQLEEILQLEEILQLEDILQLEEILQLEEILQLEKILQLEEILQLEKILQLEEIL